The following is a genomic window from Salinibacterium sp. UTAS2018.
CAAGATACCTACGACCTGCGCGATCTCTTTCGAGGGCACCGAATGGATGTCACGTCCGTCGAGCGTGACGTGACCCGACGCCGGTCGCAGCAACCGTGACAGACCCCGCAGTAGCGTCGACTTGCCACAGGCATTGGCGCCCACAATCACCGTGACCTTGCCGTCAGGAATCTCGACGCTCAAGTCGGACACGATGTCGCGGCCACCGTAGTTGAGGGTTATGTTCTCGGCGCGGAGCGTGTGCGCCTGTTTCTGCTTCACGATGCACGTCCTTCGCGGTTGGTGGTGGAGATGAGCCACAGCAAGTAGGGGGCGCCCACAATGCCGGTGACGATCCCCGTGGGCACTTGAGTGCCAGTGGAGAGCAGGTGTTGAGCAACGAAGTCGGCACCGAGCACGAGAACGATGGCGACGAGCGCGCTCGGCACGAGCGCGAGGCCTCCCCCGCGCACCAGCCGTCGAGCGATCGGGGCGGAGACGAACGCGACGAAGGCGAGTGGCCCTACTAGTGCTGTCGCGATCGCGACGAGAGCGACGGCTACGACGATGAGGGCGAGCCGCGATCGCTGCACAGAGACCCCCAGACCTGCTGCAAGATCATCGCCGAGCTGCAGCATCCGCAGCTTAGATGCGAGCAAAAAGACGGCGGGCAACAGGATGGCGAGACTGACAACCATGATGAGGATGTCGTCCCAGCTGGCACCGCCGAGACCGCCGACCATCCACACGAGGGCCTGTTGCGCGTCGCGCACGTCGCCGCGCGTGATGAGGTAGCCGATCACCGATTGCGCCATGAATGCGATGCCAACGCCGATCAAAACGAAGCGCATGCCGTTCATGCCGGAGCGCCACGACAGCAGGTAGATCGTGAACGCGACGAGGAGGGCTCCGCCGAGCGCGGAGAGGGAGACAACGATGCCGGTCGCGCCGAAGACGAGCAGGCTGAGGACGGCCGCAACGCTCGCGCCGCCGCTGATACCGATGATGTCGGGGCTCGCCAGGGGGTTGCGAAGCAGGGTTTGGAAGAGGGCTCCCGCGAGGCCAAAACCTACTGCCACCAGAATCGCGAGCAGCACTCGCGGCAGCCGCAGCTTGAACACGATGAACTGGTCGGAGGAGGTGCCACCACCGAACAGGGTCACGAGCAGATCGGGCAGCGTGAGCGTATATGCCCCAACCGCAATACTGACGAGAGCGAGTGCTACGGCGACGACGCTCAGCCCGACGACTATTCGTACCGTGCGAGCCGCCAGCGGGTTTCGGGAGGCTGGACTTGCCCCCACGTTCGCACCCTGCACGGCGGTCACAGCCCGGCCAACTTCACTCGGCGCACGAGCGCGATCATGACCGGAGCACCGATGACGGCAACAACGAGCCCCGCCTCGAGTTCGGACGGCGCGACGATAAGGCGACCCACGATGTCAGCGATGAGCAGCAGGCTTGGGCCGACGATGGCGGAGACGGCGATGATCCAGCGGTAGTCGGGGCCCGTGAAAGGGCGCACGATGTGCGGCACCACGAGGCCGACGAAGACGATCGGTCCGGCGAGCGCAGTGGCAGATCCGCAGAGCAGTACGACAGCTGCGGCGGCGACTGCACGTGCAACGTAGACCCGCTGACCGAGGCCGCGAGCGAGGTCATCTCCGAGGGCGACGAGGTTGAGCATCCGCCCCGAAATGATCGCAAGGACGGCACCGGCGATGACGAACCCGATCGTGAGGCGCACGGCCTCGAGGTCACGGCTGGCGAGCGAGCCCACCGACCAGAAACGGAAAGTGTTGAGGGTGTAGGTGTCGGAGATGAGTACGAGCGAGATGACGGAGGTGATGCCGGCGGTCACGGCGGTTCCCGCGAGCACGAGCTTGACCGGGGTTGCGCCTTCTCTGCCGAGGGAGCCGATCGCGTAGACGATGGTGGCCGCCGCGGCAGCTCCGGCAAAGGCGAACCAGATGTAGCCGGTGGGGTTCGTGATCGAGAGCACGCTGATCGCAAACACGACCGCGAGCGAGGCACCAGCATTGACTCCGAGCAGCCCGGGATCGGCGAGTGGGTTACGCGTGACGCCCTGCATGACAGCTCCGGCAACGCCGAGCGAGAGCCCGGCGAGGAGCCCGACGACCGTGCGCGGCAGCCGCAGTTCGCGAATCACGAGCTGATCGTTGTTGCCTGCTTCGGGGGCAAAGAGCGCTTGCCAGATCTGAGAAAACTCAACGCCGCGAGCGCCGAGCGCCAGACTCAGCACGAGCACAATCGCGAGCAGCCCAAGGGCAGAACCGAGAGTGACCCAGCGTTGGGTGCGCAGGCTCAGCCGTGCGCGCGAAGCCGGAGCAGTCTGGGTCATGGTCGGGTGCGGTGGTGCGAGCTACTGCGCTTCGGACTTGCCAAGACGCCAGTACCCCATGAATGCCACTTGCTTGCGGTCAACGCCGGTCTCGCTCACGAGAAAGCGACGCAGAAGCTTGATGACGCAGGCCTCGGCGGCAAGCCAGGCATAGAAGTGCGTTCCGGATGCTTCGCCCGGCGAATCCCAGAGAAGCTCGGTGTCCACGTCGATGTCACCGAGGGGTTGAGCTGCCGGCGAGAGTGCGGGCAACACGAGTGAGGCGTTAGCTTTCGTCCACGCCCGAACGGCGGGGTCGAGCGCGGAACCTGCGGGCTGCTCGCCGCGCGAAAGCCACGTGACGTGGCAGTTACTCGCAAGGTTCAGCGGCGGCTGGTCTGCGGCATCCGGAATCTCGATGAACGCGTGCGCCTGCACGCTGGGGTCGAGGCGTTCAAGGATGCTGCAGATAGCGGGGGCGGAGGTTTCGTCGCCAGCGAGAAGCACGGTGCGAGCGGGGCCTGGGTGCCAGTCGATGCCGATACCGGAGTGGATGCTTGCCGCGTCGGGCCCGACAATGACTACCTCGTCGCCGACCGCCGCGTTGTCGAGCCACCGGCCAGCGGGACCGTTAGCGCCGTGAAAGACCATGTCGACGTCGATCTCGCGAAGCTCGGGGCGCACGGCACGAATCGTGTACGTGCGGAACGGGTTGCGGACGTCGTCGGGCAGTGCACGCCAGCGGGCGTACCACGTGCCCTCGGCGATGGTCTGCGGATCGTGCGCGCCAATGTCACTCAGACCGATGCCCGGCAACGGGAAAACGATCTTGATGCGCTGGTCGAAGCCGTCAGTTCCGAAGGTCTCGAACTCGGCGCCTGTGAAGGTGACGCGTCTAAAATGAGGCGAGAGTACCCGGATGTTTTCGACCCGCGCAGCGAACGGCCGATAGCCCGGACGGGCATCTTTCGCAATCTCGCGCTCCAAGGTAAGCATTGCCTAAGTATGGCATACCTAACCTGAGACAAAAAGGGAGTTTCACCGAATGCTACAGCTTCGACGGCGCCCCTGCTGCACGCTGCCGGACAGCCTCGGTCTTGCTCTCGATGCGCTTGCGACGACGCCGATCACGCTTGCTCCGCGAAAGTGGAAACTTCGCATCCAAGTGCGAGCTGAGGTAAAGCCGGTCAGCGGCGATGAGGATAAGAAGTCCACCGCCCCAATACGCCGGAATGACCACGGAACCCATCCGACCGTCCATCGCGCCCAGCAGCGTGACCACCACCCCAACGCCGACGAAGAGGATAAACCAGCCTCCCCGAACTCTGTCGCGCGCGGCCTGCTGGTCGCCCGCGCGCGATTCAAAGGAGTCAACCCGCCCGCTCAATTCATCGCTCTCGATCGCGGCGAAGAGATCCCGAACGGGCACCCCAAGCGCATCGGCCACGAGCGAGAGCGTCTCTAGGCTGGCGTCATTACCCGCTTCCAATCGTTGGATGGTGCGGATGCCAACGCCACATTCGGTGGCGAGCTTCTCTTGGGTCCAGCCGCGCTCTCGGCGCAGGTCAACTATGCGTGTTTCGTTCATGTGACCAATACTCCACGATGCGGCGGATGCGGGCCACGCCAGCCCGACGCCAGCCACCCGTCAGTGGCGCGCCACCTTGCCGCCGGTGGCCCGCCAGCCTTCCGGCTTCAACCGCCAAACGCCGTCAGGTGCTTTTCGGATGCCGCGAGCAGTCGTTCGTAGACGACGATTACGTCAGGCGCCGTTGCGTCATCCGCTGCGGCTGCAAGGTCTCGGATATCGGTCTTTTCGACGGTGCGGGCTGCTTCGTAGGCACCGTCTCGACTCTCGGAGCCTTGCGCGAGGAGGGAATCGTAAAGCTCCTGCATGCTCTCCGAATCAAATTCGCCTACGGCTTGCCCGACGGTGGGATCGGTCAGCTCATAGCGTTCGAGCAGCGTCTGCACTGCCGACAGGTGGTTGCTCTCAGCATTAGCGATGTTACCGAAGACCTTGTCGCCATAGAGATCGCCAAACTCGATGTACAGATCGTGGGCGACCTTCTCTTCCTCGGCCATCAGCGAAAGCGTCGCTTCTTGTTCGCCCGTCAGCGTGCCACCGTCGAGACCGCTAATCTCGCCCGTCTCGGAGTGGTCCGAGCCGTGGCCGCCGCGACCGTCACGATCTGTTTTCCACGACGGGGACTCATCGCCCATCGTGCGATCGGATTGTTCCAAAGAATGACCGCTCTGGCTGAATCCGGCGGTGTTCGCGATGTGGCCGACCTTTGCTCCGACAGCGAAGCTAGACCCGGCGATGAGAGCGACCGCGACGACGCCGCCGACGATCGAAGTGGTGATGATGGTTGCCTTGCGCATGTGGTTCTCCTTTTTCTTGGTGTAGCTCCACAGTGCTCGTGCGGTGTGGAGGACAGGACGCATCCGTGTGGAGATGGTGTGGAGACTGCATTTTCGCGTCGTGGAATAAGGTGAGGTATGCCAACCGTGCTGGTCGTCGAAGATGAGCGAGACATCCGCGAGGTGCTTCGCCGCTATCTTGAGCGCGCCAAATTTTCCGTGCTGACCACGGGATCGGGGGCCGAAGCCCTCACACTGTTTGCCTCGGCAGATCTCGTACTGCTCGATCTCGGCCTGCCGGACATCGAAGGCACCGACCTGCTTCGTGAGATCAAAGCTCTGGGCAGCCTCCCGGTCATTGTTTTGACCGCGCGAAGCTCGACGGAGGAACGTATTCGAGGGCTCGAACTCGGGGCCGATGACTACGTTACGAAGCCCTTCAGCCCTCACGAAGTGGTCCTGCGCGTTCAGGCGGTACTCAATCGCCACGGAGGCTCCGCAGCCGAAAGTGAGATCGCGACCTACGGCGGCGGGCGGCTCCGAATCGATGACAATTCCCACCGGGCCTGGTTGGATGACGCGGAGCT
Proteins encoded in this region:
- a CDS encoding iron chelate uptake ABC transporter family permease subunit → MTAVQGANVGASPASRNPLAARTVRIVVGLSVVAVALALVSIAVGAYTLTLPDLLVTLFGGGTSSDQFIVFKLRLPRVLLAILVAVGFGLAGALFQTLLRNPLASPDIIGISGGASVAAVLSLLVFGATGIVVSLSALGGALLVAFTIYLLSWRSGMNGMRFVLIGVGIAFMAQSVIGYLITRGDVRDAQQALVWMVGGLGGASWDDILIMVVSLAILLPAVFLLASKLRMLQLGDDLAAGLGVSVQRSRLALIVVAVALVAIATALVGPLAFVAFVSAPIARRLVRGGGLALVPSALVAIVLVLGADFVAQHLLSTGTQVPTGIVTGIVGAPYLLWLISTTNREGRAS
- a CDS encoding iron ABC transporter permease, with amino-acid sequence MTQTAPASRARLSLRTQRWVTLGSALGLLAIVLVLSLALGARGVEFSQIWQALFAPEAGNNDQLVIRELRLPRTVVGLLAGLSLGVAGAVMQGVTRNPLADPGLLGVNAGASLAVVFAISVLSITNPTGYIWFAFAGAAAAATIVYAIGSLGREGATPVKLVLAGTAVTAGITSVISLVLISDTYTLNTFRFWSVGSLASRDLEAVRLTIGFVIAGAVLAIISGRMLNLVALGDDLARGLGQRVYVARAVAAAAVVLLCGSATALAGPIVFVGLVVPHIVRPFTGPDYRWIIAVSAIVGPSLLLIADIVGRLIVAPSELEAGLVVAVIGAPVMIALVRRVKLAGL
- a CDS encoding siderophore-interacting protein; this translates as MLTLEREIAKDARPGYRPFAARVENIRVLSPHFRRVTFTGAEFETFGTDGFDQRIKIVFPLPGIGLSDIGAHDPQTIAEGTWYARWRALPDDVRNPFRTYTIRAVRPELREIDVDMVFHGANGPAGRWLDNAAVGDEVVIVGPDAASIHSGIGIDWHPGPARTVLLAGDETSAPAICSILERLDPSVQAHAFIEIPDAADQPPLNLASNCHVTWLSRGEQPAGSALDPAVRAWTKANASLVLPALSPAAQPLGDIDVDTELLWDSPGEASGTHFYAWLAAEACVIKLLRRFLVSETGVDRKQVAFMGYWRLGKSEAQ
- a CDS encoding helix-turn-helix domain-containing protein, with the translated sequence MNETRIVDLRRERGWTQEKLATECGVGIRTIQRLEAGNDASLETLSLVADALGVPVRDLFAAIESDELSGRVDSFESRAGDQQAARDRVRGGWFILFVGVGVVVTLLGAMDGRMGSVVIPAYWGGGLLILIAADRLYLSSHLDAKFPLSRSKRDRRRRKRIESKTEAVRQRAAGAPSKL
- a CDS encoding DUF2202 domain-containing protein; this encodes MRKATIITTSIVGGVVAVALIAGSSFAVGAKVGHIANTAGFSQSGHSLEQSDRTMGDESPSWKTDRDGRGGHGSDHSETGEISGLDGGTLTGEQEATLSLMAEEEKVAHDLYIEFGDLYGDKVFGNIANAESNHLSAVQTLLERYELTDPTVGQAVGEFDSESMQELYDSLLAQGSESRDGAYEAARTVEKTDIRDLAAAADDATAPDVIVVYERLLAASEKHLTAFGG
- a CDS encoding response regulator transcription factor; amino-acid sequence: MPTVLVVEDERDIREVLRRYLERAKFSVLTTGSGAEALTLFASADLVLLDLGLPDIEGTDLLREIKALGSLPVIVLTARSSTEERIRGLELGADDYVTKPFSPHEVVLRVQAVLNRHGGSAAESEIATYGGGRLRIDDNSHRAWLDDAELDLTPTEWGLLSAIAAAAGRVYSRYELVNRVRGYEYEGYERTIDSHIKNLRRKLGAEGSQVIETVLGVGYRLGLSRDEEQR